A genome region from Chlorogloeopsis sp. ULAP01 includes the following:
- the accD gene encoding acetyl-CoA carboxylase, carboxyltransferase subunit beta encodes MANNEETRGLKSLFDWFANRRKSGAISLERQEREIADGLWHKCPQCGVLTYTKDLKTNLMVCTECEHHNRVDSDERIRQLIDPGTWRAMDEHLRPADPLGFRDRKAYSDRLRETQEKLGLVDAVKTGLGEINGLPIALGVMDFRFMGGSMGSVVGEKLTRLIEQATQRRYPVVIVCTSGGARMQEGMLSLMQMAKISAALQRHQEARLLYIPVLTNPTTGGVTASFAMLGDIILAEPKATIGFAGRRVIEQTLREKLPDDFQTAEDLLQHGFVDEIVPRTELKQTLAQLIALHQPSTVTTTNNMVLWEKTMSLSSTAAE; translated from the coding sequence ATGGCGAATAACGAAGAAACACGTGGTTTAAAGTCTTTATTTGATTGGTTTGCCAATCGACGTAAATCTGGTGCTATCAGCCTCGAACGTCAAGAGCGTGAAATTGCTGATGGGCTGTGGCATAAATGTCCTCAGTGTGGTGTCTTAACATATACTAAAGACCTGAAAACCAATTTAATGGTATGCACGGAATGCGAACATCATAATCGAGTTGATAGTGATGAACGTATCCGCCAACTCATCGATCCTGGTACGTGGAGAGCGATGGATGAGCATTTACGCCCTGCCGATCCTTTGGGATTTCGCGATCGCAAAGCCTATAGCGATCGTCTCCGGGAAACGCAAGAAAAACTTGGCTTAGTAGACGCCGTAAAAACAGGTTTGGGTGAAATTAATGGTTTGCCTATTGCCCTGGGCGTGATGGACTTCCGATTTATGGGTGGTAGCATGGGTTCCGTCGTGGGAGAAAAGCTCACCCGCTTAATTGAACAAGCTACTCAGCGACGGTATCCTGTGGTGATAGTTTGTACCTCTGGCGGAGCCAGGATGCAAGAAGGAATGCTCTCGCTGATGCAGATGGCAAAAATCTCCGCAGCTCTACAACGCCATCAAGAAGCACGGCTATTGTACATTCCTGTATTAACCAATCCGACTACAGGCGGCGTTACTGCTAGTTTTGCAATGTTAGGCGATATCATTTTGGCAGAACCCAAAGCCACTATTGGTTTTGCGGGTAGGCGAGTCATTGAGCAAACTTTAAGAGAAAAACTGCCAGATGATTTCCAAACTGCTGAAGATTTGCTCCAACACGGCTTTGTAGATGAGATTGTGCCTCGGACAGAATTGAAGCAAACTCTGGCACAATTGATAGCCTTACATCAGCCCTCCACAGTTACCACAACTAATAACATGGTTTTGTGGGAAAAGACTATGAGTCTAAGTTCTACTGCTGCTGAGTAG
- a CDS encoding A24 family peptidase codes for MDLLIVTLANVIVFALGASIGSFINVVVYRLPAGLSILFPPSRCPHCLNQLQAYDNVPVLGWLWLKGRCRYCRSKISLRYPVVEAVTGCLFLLIFWMFHVSPLTLGYWVFCSWLLTLSLIDLDTMTLPNPLTQSGLVLGIAFQMIVGFLSETRWVGWANHSMTAISGAVLGLWLFNAIATVGSIVFGKTAMGGGDAKLAAMMGAWLGWKHLLLAAFVACFLGALVGGGAIFLSRHGAHASISRQSHQITSQNPRPTLPQKWGQKMPFGPFLASGALIVVFGGEAILSTYLQLFFHGS; via the coding sequence ATGGATCTTTTGATAGTCACATTGGCGAATGTGATCGTGTTTGCCTTAGGTGCGTCTATTGGCAGCTTTATCAATGTTGTTGTTTATCGACTGCCTGCTGGTTTGTCGATTCTGTTTCCCCCTTCTCGCTGTCCACATTGCCTAAATCAACTCCAAGCTTACGACAATGTACCAGTTTTAGGCTGGTTGTGGTTAAAGGGACGCTGTCGCTATTGTCGAAGTAAGATTTCTCTGCGTTACCCAGTGGTAGAAGCGGTGACAGGATGTTTATTTTTGCTGATTTTTTGGATGTTTCATGTATCGCCATTGACACTTGGCTATTGGGTTTTTTGTAGCTGGTTACTCACCTTATCGCTAATTGATTTGGATACCATGACCTTACCCAATCCACTGACTCAGTCAGGGTTAGTACTGGGGATAGCATTTCAGATGATAGTTGGTTTTCTGTCAGAAACTAGATGGGTGGGATGGGCAAATCACTCAATGACAGCAATATCAGGAGCTGTGCTGGGATTATGGCTGTTTAATGCGATCGCCACTGTTGGTTCTATTGTCTTTGGTAAAACAGCAATGGGTGGAGGCGACGCGAAACTAGCAGCAATGATGGGAGCATGGTTAGGTTGGAAGCATTTGCTCTTAGCTGCTTTTGTGGCTTGTTTTTTGGGAGCATTGGTGGGTGGTGGTGCAATTTTCTTATCGCGGCATGGCGCTCACGCTTCAATCTCAAGACAGTCGCATCAAATTACCAGTCAAAATCCCCGCCCAACACTGCCTCAAAAATGGGGACAAAAGATGCCTTTTGGCCCTTTCCTTGCTTCAGGAGCCTTAATTGTTGTGTTTGGTGGCGAGGCAATTTTGTCTACCTATCTGCAATTATTTTTTCATGGGAGTTGA